In Spirosoma aureum, a single genomic region encodes these proteins:
- a CDS encoding alpha/beta hydrolase-fold protein, translated as MTRKIIAFLFAVALTGAACFSQTTQTAVLEDFKPSTLNQPGQEYPQVNSQGYARFRIKAPQADSVKVSLGLGGRGGTKLTKGADGFWTGTTEGPMDEGFHYYHLTIDGGTFNDPGALNFYGSVRWESGIEIPAHDQDFYALKDVPHGNVQQILFPSKSTNTSRRAFVYTPPGYEKDKSKKYPVLYLQHGWGEDETAWSNQGHANLIMDNLIAEGKSKPFLIVMTYGMTNEVKWGRIKEFKIEPFQTVLVDELIPYVDANFRTLADRSNRAMAGLSMGGMETRTITVNKPDVFGYYSLLSGGVYSPDELKDKSKAKLIFLSCGSKEKPDGVRNAVSALKEAGYNAVSYVSENTAHEFLTWRRSLHELAPLLFR; from the coding sequence ATGACACGCAAGATTATAGCTTTTCTGTTCGCGGTCGCTTTGACAGGTGCGGCCTGTTTTTCGCAGACAACCCAAACAGCGGTACTGGAGGATTTCAAACCATCCACATTAAATCAGCCGGGGCAGGAATATCCTCAGGTAAACTCCCAGGGTTACGCACGGTTCCGTATAAAAGCTCCCCAGGCCGATAGTGTCAAGGTGAGCCTGGGACTGGGCGGAAGGGGAGGGACTAAGCTCACAAAAGGAGCTGATGGATTCTGGACAGGCACCACCGAAGGGCCAATGGACGAAGGGTTCCATTACTACCACCTAACCATTGATGGAGGTACCTTCAATGATCCGGGCGCTTTAAATTTCTACGGTTCCGTCCGGTGGGAAAGCGGTATCGAAATCCCCGCTCACGATCAGGACTTCTACGCCCTGAAGGATGTTCCTCACGGTAATGTCCAGCAGATTCTTTTCCCTTCCAAAAGCACTAATACATCACGCAGGGCTTTTGTTTATACGCCACCGGGCTATGAGAAGGATAAATCGAAAAAATACCCGGTATTATACCTGCAGCATGGCTGGGGAGAGGATGAAACGGCCTGGAGTAATCAGGGACACGCTAATCTGATTATGGACAACCTGATCGCTGAAGGCAAAAGCAAGCCCTTTCTGATTGTGATGACCTATGGAATGACCAACGAGGTAAAATGGGGCAGAATAAAGGAATTTAAGATCGAACCATTTCAAACCGTTCTCGTCGACGAATTGATCCCCTACGTTGATGCCAATTTTCGCACCCTTGCCGACAGGTCGAATCGTGCCATGGCGGGCCTGTCGATGGGTGGCATGGAAACCCGCACGATTACCGTCAATAAGCCGGATGTTTTTGGGTATTACAGTCTCCTCAGCGGTGGTGTCTATTCGCCGGACGAGCTTAAAGATAAGTCGAAGGCCAAATTGATCTTCCTTAGTTGCGGCAGCAAAGAAAAGCCCGATGGCGTCAGGAATGCCGTCTCTGCCTTAAAAGAGGCTGGCTATAATGCTGTTTCGTATGTTTCCGAGAATACGGCTCACGAATTCCTGACCTGGCGTCGCAGTTTGCATGAGCTTGCCCCGTTGCTGTTCAGGTAA